One stretch of Janibacter limosus DNA includes these proteins:
- a CDS encoding aminoglycoside phosphotransferase produces the protein MRPSEHVLDLFAVPGDLAPVPGGQGRSVRAGDLVLSPDRDPATLDRLNPALARLAADLDTRPGRDRRDLRIAMPVPARDGSWVVEGWGATRYEPGTQQLRDLTATRAVGAILHAELARAVSSWPPADRLPTDPTVADRWSVAERTAFEQLPLPSGTLDAAGERLLRRLSWARDTTDLGPDQLVHGDLAGNILLDPDGAPVVIDVSPYWRPALWAEAIAVLDSVLRLAADPDTMTSWTRGARRQAMLRAAIFRLLSDRPADGAAYEEVLAPLLVPLPR, from the coding sequence ATGCGACCGAGCGAGCACGTGCTGGACCTCTTCGCGGTGCCCGGCGACCTCGCACCGGTACCCGGCGGGCAGGGCCGCAGCGTGCGCGCCGGCGACCTCGTCCTGTCGCCGGACCGCGACCCAGCCACCCTGGACCGGCTCAACCCGGCCCTGGCGCGGCTGGCGGCCGACCTCGACACCCGTCCGGGGAGGGACCGCCGCGACCTGCGCATCGCCATGCCCGTCCCGGCACGCGACGGCAGCTGGGTCGTCGAGGGGTGGGGCGCGACCCGCTACGAGCCGGGGACCCAGCAGCTGAGGGACCTGACGGCGACCAGAGCGGTCGGCGCGATCCTCCACGCGGAGCTGGCCCGTGCCGTCTCGTCGTGGCCGCCAGCCGACCGCCTGCCCACCGACCCGACCGTGGCCGATCGCTGGTCGGTGGCGGAGCGGACCGCCTTCGAGCAGCTGCCGCTGCCCTCAGGCACCCTGGACGCAGCCGGTGAGCGGTTGCTACGCCGCCTGTCGTGGGCCCGCGACACCACCGACCTGGGCCCGGACCAGCTCGTCCACGGCGACCTCGCCGGCAACATCCTGCTCGATCCCGACGGTGCACCGGTGGTGATCGACGTCAGCCCGTACTGGCGGCCGGCCCTGTGGGCCGAGGCCATCGCGGTGCTCGACAGCGTGCTGCGGCTCGCCGCCGACCCCGACACGATGACCTCTTGGACCCGGGGCGCGCGGCGGCAGGCGATGCTGCGAGCGGCGATCTTCCGGTTGCTCAGCGACCGGCCGGCCGATGGCGCCGCCTACGAGGAGGTCCTGGCGCCGCTGCTCGTCCCCCTGCCACGGTGA
- a CDS encoding DNA-3-methyladenine glycosylase family protein, translated as MSTQAAAMTRRHRPSAPVDLDLVLPPFVRGAGDPTSQVGRDGWWFAWTTPDGPVTLHLVDEGGEAAASAWGEGAGWMLERVPDLLGARDDASGFRPHHDVVARGWPRLSRWRVPANGLVAQMLVCSVLEQRVTGREAFSSQRQLVRRFGTPAPGAGEALGLVCPPSAADWAQIPSWAWLRAGVDGARSRVVVRAMRVAGRLDECADLPLEQAHTRMRSLPGIGVWTAAEVAQRALGDPDSPSFGDYHVAKDVTLALDGEIGDDARMAELLAPYAGHRYRAQRIIQATAGHRPRRGPRRSLPTHLPTRF; from the coding sequence GTGAGCACGCAGGCCGCAGCGATGACCCGACGGCACCGACCGTCCGCTCCCGTGGATCTCGATCTGGTGCTTCCCCCCTTCGTCCGGGGGGCGGGCGACCCCACGAGCCAGGTCGGCCGGGACGGCTGGTGGTTCGCCTGGACGACGCCGGACGGGCCCGTGACGCTCCACCTCGTCGACGAAGGGGGCGAAGCCGCGGCCTCCGCATGGGGCGAGGGGGCGGGCTGGATGCTCGAGCGGGTGCCCGACCTGCTCGGCGCGCGGGACGACGCGAGCGGCTTCAGACCGCACCACGACGTCGTCGCCCGGGGCTGGCCGCGCTTGTCCCGCTGGCGGGTCCCGGCCAACGGCCTCGTGGCGCAGATGCTCGTCTGCTCCGTCCTGGAGCAGAGGGTCACCGGACGCGAGGCCTTCTCCAGCCAGCGCCAGCTCGTGCGCCGCTTCGGCACGCCGGCCCCGGGCGCTGGCGAGGCCCTCGGCCTGGTCTGCCCTCCGAGCGCCGCCGACTGGGCGCAGATCCCCTCGTGGGCCTGGCTGCGGGCCGGCGTCGACGGAGCCCGCTCGCGCGTCGTCGTCCGCGCCATGCGCGTGGCAGGACGCCTCGACGAGTGCGCCGACCTGCCCCTTGAGCAGGCGCACACCCGGATGCGCTCACTCCCGGGCATCGGTGTCTGGACGGCCGCCGAGGTCGCGCAACGAGCCCTCGGAGATCCCGACTCGCCGAGCTTCGGCGACTACCACGTCGCCAAGGACGTGACCCTGGCGCTCGACGGCGAGATCGGCGATGACGCCCGCATGGCCGAGCTGCTCGCGCCCTACGCGGGGCACCGGTACCGCGCGCAGCGGATCATCCAGGCCACGGCCGGCCACCGCCCTCGTCGCGGGCCCCGACGCTCGCTGCCCACGCACCTGCCGACGCGCTTCTGA
- a CDS encoding 2-phospho-L-lactate transferase CofD family protein, producing the protein MRITVISGGLAGAQLVSGLVDQLQDSHDRAEVTVIANTGDDITLAGLRACPDLDALLAQLSDASPAATTVVSDELTSLGVHPDWYRVGDGELAVQLARTAWLGQGATLSEVTATLAERRGLTERGVRLLPMSDVPVETHAVLDGEQEQQAVHVQQWRHDLGAPPATRFIVAGMDRATAAPGVLDALREADVVVLAPADPVLSIGIVLGVAGVRDALRGTSAPIVGVTPDLADLGPSLAAVDVERTADGVASLYRDLRITWLPADASPADVLAITRTG; encoded by the coding sequence ATGCGCATCACCGTGATCTCCGGCGGGCTCGCCGGCGCCCAGCTCGTCAGCGGCCTCGTCGACCAGCTGCAGGACTCGCACGACCGGGCGGAGGTGACGGTCATCGCCAACACCGGCGACGACATCACCCTCGCGGGACTTCGCGCCTGTCCCGATCTCGATGCACTGCTCGCGCAGCTGTCCGACGCCTCGCCCGCCGCCACGACCGTGGTGAGCGACGAGCTCACCTCGCTCGGCGTGCACCCCGACTGGTACCGGGTGGGCGACGGCGAGCTCGCCGTCCAGCTGGCCCGCACGGCCTGGTTGGGCCAGGGCGCGACGCTCAGCGAGGTCACCGCCACGCTGGCGGAGCGACGAGGCCTGACCGAGCGGGGCGTCCGGCTGCTGCCGATGAGCGACGTGCCCGTCGAGACGCACGCCGTCCTCGACGGCGAGCAGGAGCAGCAGGCCGTCCACGTCCAGCAGTGGCGGCACGACCTCGGCGCTCCCCCCGCGACCCGCTTCATCGTCGCCGGGATGGACCGGGCCACCGCCGCCCCCGGCGTCCTCGACGCCCTCCGTGAGGCCGACGTCGTCGTGCTGGCGCCGGCCGACCCCGTCCTGTCGATCGGCATCGTGCTCGGTGTCGCCGGTGTCCGGGACGCCCTGCGTGGCACCTCTGCCCCGATCGTGGGCGTCACCCCCGATCTCGCCGACCTCGGCCCCTCCCTCGCGGCCGTCGACGTCGAGCGCACCGCCGACGGCGTCGCCTCGCTCTACCGCGACCTGCGCATCACCTGGCTCCCCGCGGACGCCTCCCCCGCTGACGTCCTCGCCATCACCAGGACCGGCTGA
- a CDS encoding WhiB family transcriptional regulator encodes MHELQLIMGGETTDESSEMSWQERSLCAQTDPEAFFPEKGGSTREAKKVCVGCEVRQECLEYALAHDERFGIWGGLSERERRKLKKRAV; translated from the coding sequence ATGCACGAACTTCAGTTGATCATGGGTGGCGAGACCACCGACGAGTCGTCAGAGATGTCATGGCAGGAGCGATCGCTCTGCGCGCAGACGGATCCGGAGGCTTTTTTCCCCGAGAAGGGTGGCTCCACGCGCGAGGCCAAGAAGGTCTGCGTCGGCTGTGAGGTGCGTCAGGAGTGCCTCGAGTACGCGCTGGCGCACGACGAGCGCTTCGGCATCTGGGGCGGTCTGTCCGAGCGCGAGCGTCGCAAGCTCAAGAAGCGCGCAGTCTGA
- a CDS encoding glycosyltransferase produces the protein MTVTTVVVARTREDTGQVLSALLAQDRLPDRLLLVDGSLDGLGDTTALLAPVDEAGIDVLTSTLGPRRGIRRVLPAMIERLPRAPVGRDLVWVLTSRARPHPQALSRLVAASGRGVGMAAPKLVDESDPTLIVRFGLQVTRAGRIVPGPMAGTTDQGQHDADVDAIAAPLDGLLVDRGVYESLDGHDPTLGDFGGDLDLGWRSQRAGRRVVRVPDAHVAVRPTSAERRPTASHRRQARRVALTRAHVTTAPFLALWIAVSSLLTGLVLVVLKRPGMGADELASLPAAFDLRTLRSRLRGRAPREVSRGDLDALFVSVQDARRRLVDEARGSVGGDDGVEARSLEVERGGGWLAHPLLWLLLLTSLLSGWSARHITGELRQGFGSGLVGGELLGGRATAGQLWDSWWMGWRGQGWGGATEQSPALVVLALLAKVVEWVPGLGSAHSPAGLVLSLLVVTALPLAAAVAYVSSRTFTEHRWLRAAGALAWVTSVPAAMAVGEGRIGALCLLVLAPRLAAGLVRATRRSSRLSDVVRTALWGSLLATVAPFAGVAIIVVGLGLVLVGDARRRGRGIVLAATPFVLAGPWLLALQGDPRRLLAGWGLTDTPGVGPIGRLALGQLPGGAVTTWWTAAILALGLVALLVPGRRPASWGAALLAVLGLGWAVGAPRLVLGHRPDGVADAGAAITPWVGTGQMLLVGAAVVSILAAADVLPHSLRGTGRRRWFLLPALVLPVAAIGSGIVVGQHSYGDGLTTWRDPRPLVASAAAEGPQAARTLVVESTETGVTYRLVGSEPGDLVRDLPVAEPPVPGEEEVAAAVAQLLGAGEGDRVPSDVLARHGVSHLVLVGSRDAQRRLVDASPGLARLGSSGGSTTWAVRAPVTDGATPSRVRAVAGGSSQPLPSRSHGDTDGSVPVSGADELVVAQSLDWGDRVEVRADGRLLQAQTHSAIPTYDLPEGSDGVSIAVGAGHPVWKVLQGLALLLALYLALPTERRVDPEED, from the coding sequence GTGACCGTGACCACGGTCGTCGTGGCACGCACCAGGGAAGACACGGGACAGGTCCTGAGCGCCCTCCTCGCGCAGGACCGTCTCCCCGATCGACTCCTCCTCGTCGACGGTTCCCTCGACGGACTGGGCGACACCACGGCCCTCCTCGCCCCCGTCGACGAGGCGGGCATCGATGTCCTGACGAGCACGCTGGGACCTCGCCGAGGCATCCGCCGGGTGCTGCCGGCGATGATCGAGCGCCTCCCGCGCGCCCCGGTCGGACGGGACCTGGTGTGGGTGCTGACCTCACGTGCGCGCCCTCACCCCCAGGCGCTGAGCCGGCTCGTCGCGGCCTCGGGCCGAGGTGTCGGGATGGCTGCTCCCAAGCTCGTCGACGAGAGCGACCCGACGCTGATCGTGCGGTTCGGCCTGCAGGTGACGCGTGCCGGTCGCATCGTCCCGGGCCCGATGGCCGGCACGACCGACCAGGGGCAGCATGACGCCGATGTCGACGCGATCGCCGCGCCGCTCGACGGGCTCCTGGTGGACCGAGGGGTCTACGAGTCCCTCGACGGTCACGACCCGACTCTCGGTGACTTCGGCGGGGACCTCGACCTGGGGTGGCGCTCGCAGCGCGCGGGCCGTCGCGTCGTCCGCGTCCCCGACGCCCATGTCGCGGTGCGCCCGACCAGCGCGGAGCGACGTCCGACCGCCAGTCATCGCCGCCAGGCCCGCCGGGTCGCCCTCACGCGCGCCCACGTCACGACGGCCCCCTTCCTCGCCCTGTGGATCGCCGTGAGCAGCCTGCTCACCGGGCTGGTCCTCGTCGTGCTCAAGCGCCCCGGCATGGGCGCCGACGAGCTGGCCAGCCTCCCCGCAGCCTTCGACCTGCGCACCCTGCGCTCGCGGTTGCGCGGTCGTGCTCCGCGCGAGGTCTCCCGCGGTGACCTCGACGCACTCTTCGTCTCCGTGCAGGATGCGCGCAGACGCCTGGTCGACGAGGCCCGCGGGTCCGTCGGCGGGGATGATGGGGTCGAGGCGCGCTCGCTCGAGGTGGAGCGCGGCGGCGGCTGGCTCGCCCACCCCCTCCTGTGGCTGCTCCTGCTCACCAGCCTGCTGTCCGGCTGGTCCGCCCGGCACATCACCGGAGAGCTGCGTCAGGGCTTCGGCTCCGGCCTGGTGGGTGGCGAGCTGCTCGGCGGTCGGGCCACCGCCGGTCAGCTGTGGGACTCGTGGTGGATGGGCTGGCGCGGCCAGGGGTGGGGTGGCGCGACCGAGCAGAGTCCCGCGCTCGTGGTGCTCGCCCTGCTGGCCAAGGTCGTCGAGTGGGTCCCGGGCCTGGGGTCCGCCCACTCGCCGGCGGGTCTCGTGCTCTCCCTCCTCGTCGTGACCGCGCTCCCGCTTGCCGCGGCCGTCGCCTACGTCTCCTCCCGCACCTTCACCGAGCACCGGTGGTTGCGTGCCGCCGGAGCCCTCGCGTGGGTGACCTCGGTGCCCGCGGCCATGGCGGTGGGGGAGGGCCGGATCGGCGCCCTGTGCCTCCTCGTCCTCGCCCCTCGGCTCGCGGCCGGTCTCGTGCGAGCGACCCGGCGCAGCAGCAGGCTGAGCGACGTCGTGCGGACCGCCCTGTGGGGCAGCCTGCTGGCGACCGTCGCTCCCTTCGCCGGTGTGGCGATCATCGTGGTCGGCCTGGGCCTCGTGCTCGTGGGTGACGCTCGTCGGCGCGGCCGCGGCATCGTGCTGGCAGCAACCCCCTTCGTGCTCGCCGGTCCGTGGCTGCTGGCACTCCAGGGCGACCCGCGCCGCCTCCTCGCTGGCTGGGGCCTGACGGACACCCCCGGAGTCGGCCCGATCGGCCGGCTCGCCCTCGGCCAGCTCCCCGGAGGGGCCGTCACCACGTGGTGGACCGCCGCGATCCTGGCCCTCGGCCTGGTCGCGCTGCTGGTCCCCGGCCGTCGCCCGGCCTCCTGGGGAGCCGCGCTCCTCGCCGTCCTGGGTCTCGGGTGGGCCGTGGGGGCCCCGCGCCTCGTCCTCGGTCACCGGCCCGACGGTGTCGCCGATGCGGGGGCTGCCATCACGCCGTGGGTCGGGACCGGGCAGATGCTGCTCGTCGGCGCTGCCGTGGTGTCGATCCTCGCGGCGGCCGACGTGCTGCCCCACAGTCTGCGCGGTACCGGGCGCCGCCGATGGTTCCTGCTGCCCGCCCTGGTGCTGCCCGTCGCGGCGATCGGCAGCGGGATCGTCGTCGGGCAGCACTCCTACGGCGACGGCCTGACCACCTGGCGCGACCCTCGCCCCCTCGTGGCGTCGGCGGCGGCCGAGGGGCCGCAGGCCGCCCGCACCCTCGTCGTCGAGAGCACCGAGACCGGGGTCACCTATCGCCTCGTCGGCTCCGAGCCGGGGGACCTCGTGCGTGACCTGCCCGTCGCCGAGCCTCCGGTGCCGGGGGAGGAAGAGGTCGCCGCGGCGGTGGCCCAGCTCCTGGGCGCGGGCGAAGGGGACCGGGTCCCGAGCGACGTGCTCGCTCGCCACGGTGTCTCCCACCTCGTCCTGGTCGGCTCCCGTGACGCGCAACGTCGACTGGTCGACGCCTCGCCGGGGCTTGCCCGGCTCGGCTCGAGCGGGGGGAGCACCACCTGGGCGGTCCGCGCACCGGTCACCGATGGCGCCACGCCGAGCCGGGTGCGAGCAGTGGCCGGTGGCTCGAGCCAGCCGCTGCCCAGCCGCAGTCATGGCGACACCGACGGCTCGGTGCCGGTGTCGGGGGCCGACGAGCTGGTGGTGGCCCAGTCCCTCGACTGGGGCGACCGGGTCGAGGTGCGTGCCGACGGTCGGCTCCTGCAGGCCCAGACCCACAGTGCGATCCCGACCTACGACCTGCCCGAGGGCAGCGACGGGGTGAGCATCGCCGTCGGTGCCGGCCACCCGGTGTGGAAGGTCCTCCAGGGCCTGGCCCTCCTGCTCGCCCTCTACCTGGCCCTCCCCACGGAGCGCCGGGTCGACCCGGAGGAGGATTGA
- a CDS encoding DUF5719 family protein, with amino-acid sequence MSRVSLPSRWLHGVGRVVVVAGVATGLVLGAGRLGAAPTQPRTPAALPSVPTSLTTSYCPGDPFAAGEKGTPKADVRGSVAAQAAPPTVLDGVVTPSDEPGEITIEDLGATPQGSTDAKPRSGPMSESVERLDQHPQRVRGNAERAPGLLAAQGFVASGKQVSGLAATPCLAPTADAWLVAGGGAEGRQERLVLTNPGGNPVTARLDLVGTKTADSADRSIVVPAHGRSVVLLDAIAGTDQAQAVHVTTTGGLVVPTIVDHHLDGLTPAGVETVSPTAAPAERLVLPGSAELSGSADASARGVVLAVPGSKDAVVQIRRLGEGASRGVKVVTVPADTVVDVDLPDVSGVQGWVVESDEPVVGAAHLSTTDAAGRSDMAWSVATPSVGSLGGTALPAVPASGVRRYVDVTATAGPASVDVLLLEDGQVRTERLDIEQDRSARVDARGARAVWVRPSRGRVHAAVMIVGGPGAARAAATSLPVLPVRVAVRDRPVTLVR; translated from the coding sequence ATGAGCCGAGTCTCCCTGCCCAGCCGCTGGCTGCACGGCGTCGGCCGGGTGGTCGTCGTGGCCGGAGTGGCCACCGGGCTCGTCCTGGGAGCCGGGCGGCTGGGCGCCGCGCCGACGCAACCACGGACCCCGGCGGCACTGCCGTCCGTGCCCACCTCGCTCACGACCTCGTACTGCCCGGGGGACCCCTTCGCCGCAGGGGAGAAGGGGACCCCGAAGGCAGACGTCCGAGGGAGCGTGGCCGCGCAAGCGGCACCACCCACCGTCCTCGACGGCGTCGTCACGCCGTCCGACGAGCCCGGTGAGATCACCATCGAGGACCTCGGCGCAACTCCGCAAGGATCGACCGACGCGAAGCCTCGCAGCGGGCCGATGAGCGAGAGCGTCGAGCGTCTGGACCAGCACCCGCAGCGGGTGCGTGGCAACGCCGAGCGTGCGCCGGGTCTGCTCGCCGCGCAGGGGTTCGTGGCCAGCGGCAAGCAGGTCAGCGGGCTCGCAGCCACTCCCTGCCTCGCACCGACGGCCGACGCCTGGCTGGTGGCCGGCGGCGGAGCGGAGGGGCGTCAGGAGCGACTGGTCCTGACCAACCCCGGCGGCAACCCGGTGACTGCGAGACTCGATCTCGTGGGGACCAAGACCGCCGACTCCGCCGACCGCTCGATCGTCGTCCCGGCCCACGGCCGAAGCGTCGTCCTCCTCGACGCGATCGCTGGGACCGACCAGGCCCAGGCCGTGCACGTCACGACGACCGGGGGGCTCGTCGTCCCCACCATCGTCGACCACCACCTCGACGGGCTCACCCCCGCCGGGGTCGAGACCGTCTCGCCCACTGCGGCTCCGGCCGAGCGGCTCGTCCTGCCGGGCAGCGCCGAATTGAGCGGCAGTGCCGACGCGAGCGCCCGCGGGGTCGTGCTGGCCGTACCGGGGTCGAAGGACGCCGTCGTCCAGATCCGGCGTCTGGGAGAGGGCGCGTCCCGGGGGGTCAAGGTCGTCACGGTCCCTGCCGACACCGTGGTGGACGTCGACCTGCCCGACGTCAGCGGGGTGCAGGGCTGGGTCGTCGAGTCGGACGAACCCGTCGTCGGCGCAGCGCACCTGAGCACCACGGACGCCGCCGGGCGCTCCGACATGGCCTGGTCCGTGGCGACGCCGTCCGTCGGCAGCCTGGGTGGCACGGCGCTCCCTGCCGTGCCGGCGAGCGGGGTGCGTCGGTATGTCGACGTCACCGCGACCGCAGGTCCCGCGAGCGTGGACGTGCTCCTGCTCGAGGACGGCCAGGTCCGGACCGAGCGCCTCGACATCGAGCAGGATCGCAGTGCTCGGGTCGATGCCCGCGGGGCACGTGCCGTCTGGGTGCGACCGAGCCGCGGCCGGGTGCACGCGGCCGTCATGATCGTGGGGGGACCCGGGGCCGCGCGCGCTGCGGCGACGTCGCTGCCGGTCCTCCCGGTGCGGGTCGCCGTGCGCGACCGGCCGGTGACCCTGGTGCGGTGA
- a CDS encoding metallopeptidase family protein yields MPTRAEAFDDLVVDTAQRFRRVLGRRWTSVEFAVEDVPPSDPARWEDAVPLARLWPAQGPMPARIVVYRRPIESIVRGGDLVELVHEVMVEQVALLLGVDPDEVDPDRR; encoded by the coding sequence ATGCCCACTCGCGCGGAGGCCTTCGACGACCTCGTCGTCGACACGGCACAGCGCTTCCGCCGAGTCCTGGGGCGGCGCTGGACGAGCGTGGAGTTCGCCGTCGAGGACGTCCCTCCGTCCGACCCCGCGCGGTGGGAGGACGCCGTTCCCCTGGCTCGGCTGTGGCCGGCCCAAGGGCCCATGCCGGCACGCATCGTCGTCTACCGGCGTCCGATCGAGAGCATCGTCCGCGGCGGAGACCTGGTGGAGCTGGTCCACGAGGTCATGGTCGAGCAGGTCGCCCTGCTCCTGGGGGTCGACCCCGACGAGGTGGACCCGGACCGTCGCTGA
- a CDS encoding DUF3499 domain-containing protein gives MTLSRQCSRAACARPAAGTLTYVYSDSTVVLGPLATYAEPHAYDLCEDHAQRLTAPRGWDVVRLAIDQPAPATYDDLVAVAEAVRKRPEATTDSERTAHLTTASRPEPSSVTETGRRGHLRVLRDLD, from the coding sequence GTGACTCTCTCCCGCCAGTGCTCCCGTGCCGCGTGCGCACGCCCGGCTGCCGGGACCCTCACCTACGTCTACTCCGACTCCACGGTCGTGCTGGGGCCGCTCGCCACCTACGCCGAGCCGCACGCCTACGATCTGTGCGAGGACCACGCGCAGCGTCTCACCGCTCCGCGCGGGTGGGACGTCGTGCGGCTGGCCATCGACCAGCCGGCGCCGGCGACCTACGACGACCTCGTCGCCGTGGCCGAGGCCGTGCGCAAGCGCCCCGAGGCCACGACCGACTCGGAGCGCACCGCGCACCTGACGACGGCCTCGCGTCCGGAGCCGAGCAGCGTCACCGAGACGGGACGACGCGGCCACCTGCGTGTCCTGCGCGATCTCGACTGA
- a CDS encoding phosphomannomutase/phosphoglucomutase, with product MTTQLSDFVKAYDVRGVVPDQLNIDVAHALGAAFAEVVALAEGASAVVIGHDMRPSSPELVDALARGITARGVDAVLIGLASTDGLYYASGALGLPGAMFTASHNPAQYNGIKFCRSGARPVGQDTGLARVRDLAQQHLDRGVSAFDGVRPGSVTQRDVLADYAGFLRGLVDLSRSRPLRVSVDAGNGMGGLTVPAVLGTDSGLPELPLTIDPMYFELDGTFPNHEANPLDPKNLVDLQERVRSHGADIGIAFDGDADRCFVVDELGDPVSPSAITAMIARREIAREVAAGRSASDVAIVHNAITSAAVPEIIAQDGARPVRTRVGHSYVKAVMSEHDAVFGGEHSAHYYFRDFWFADTGMLAAMHVLAALGETDAPLSEVMAPFERYVASGEINSTVTDAAAITQRVRDRWATGATTVDELDGLTITQPGDDDEPMWWINLRPSNTEPLLRLNVEAADEATMARVRDDVLTMIREA from the coding sequence GTGACCACCCAGCTCTCTGACTTCGTCAAGGCATACGACGTGCGCGGCGTCGTCCCCGACCAGCTCAACATCGACGTGGCACACGCCCTGGGTGCTGCCTTCGCCGAGGTCGTCGCGCTCGCAGAGGGGGCCTCGGCCGTCGTCATCGGGCACGACATGCGTCCGAGCTCGCCCGAGCTCGTCGACGCGCTCGCTCGTGGCATCACGGCGCGAGGAGTCGACGCCGTCCTCATCGGGCTCGCCAGCACCGACGGGCTCTACTACGCCAGCGGTGCGTTGGGGCTCCCGGGCGCGATGTTCACCGCGAGCCACAACCCGGCCCAGTACAACGGGATCAAGTTCTGCCGCAGCGGAGCCCGTCCCGTCGGTCAGGACACTGGCCTGGCCCGGGTCCGGGACCTCGCCCAGCAGCACCTCGACCGCGGAGTCTCCGCCTTCGACGGCGTGCGTCCCGGCTCGGTCACCCAGCGTGACGTCCTGGCGGACTACGCGGGCTTCCTGCGTGGCCTGGTCGACCTGTCGCGCAGCCGCCCGCTGCGGGTGAGCGTCGACGCCGGCAACGGCATGGGTGGGCTGACCGTGCCGGCCGTCCTGGGCACCGACTCCGGACTGCCCGAGCTGCCGTTGACGATCGACCCGATGTACTTCGAGCTGGACGGCACCTTCCCCAACCACGAGGCCAACCCGCTCGACCCCAAGAACCTCGTCGATCTCCAGGAGCGCGTCCGGTCCCACGGCGCCGACATCGGGATCGCCTTCGACGGGGACGCCGACCGCTGCTTCGTCGTCGACGAGCTGGGCGATCCGGTGAGCCCGAGCGCCATCACCGCGATGATCGCCCGCCGCGAGATCGCGCGCGAGGTTGCGGCCGGCCGCTCGGCCTCCGACGTGGCGATCGTGCACAACGCCATCACCTCGGCCGCGGTGCCCGAGATCATCGCGCAGGACGGTGCCCGTCCGGTGCGCACCCGCGTCGGGCACTCCTACGTCAAGGCGGTCATGAGCGAGCACGACGCCGTCTTCGGCGGCGAGCACTCCGCCCACTACTACTTCCGCGACTTCTGGTTCGCCGACACCGGCATGCTCGCGGCGATGCACGTCCTGGCCGCGCTGGGCGAGACCGATGCCCCGCTCAGCGAGGTGATGGCCCCCTTCGAGCGCTATGTCGCGAGCGGCGAGATCAACTCGACGGTCACCGATGCCGCGGCGATCACCCAGCGGGTCCGGGACCGCTGGGCGACGGGCGCGACCACGGTCGACGAGCTCGACGGGTTGACGATCACCCAGCCGGGGGACGACGACGAGCCCATGTGGTGGATCAACCTGCGCCCGAGCAACACCGAGCCGCTCCTGCGTCTCAATGTCGAGGCGGCCGACGAGGCGACGATGGCGCGCGTGCGAGACGATGTCCTGACGATGATCCGAGAGGCCTGA
- a CDS encoding Trm112 family protein → MSESTIEPWLREILRCPACRAELRDETGATGPELACTSESCGLTYRVDDGIPVLLVDEARPRG, encoded by the coding sequence ATGAGTGAGTCGACGATCGAGCCCTGGCTGCGCGAGATCCTGCGCTGCCCCGCGTGCCGCGCCGAGCTGCGTGACGAGACCGGGGCGACCGGTCCTGAGCTCGCGTGCACCAGCGAGTCGTGCGGTCTGACCTATCGCGTGGACGACGGGATCCCCGTCCTCCTCGTCGACGAGGCCCGGCCGAGGGGCTGA